One window of the Carnobacterium maltaromaticum DSM 20342 genome contains the following:
- a CDS encoding VanZ family protein, with protein sequence MKMKASTKDNLFIVLAIFMMGVLFYSSSQPYGKQSVTPLLDQILVNQPFKELLSGVNFHYAGSEVSIAAQGYSSFIEFFIRKGAHFGTYFLLGLFWFLGLKNKLSSSSLAALIAWLLAAGYAAFDEFHQSFTADRTPLFQDVILDSVGALTGILVALLFIQLFTKKKRKKTKR encoded by the coding sequence ATGAAAATGAAAGCCAGTACCAAAGATAATTTATTTATTGTTTTAGCTATTTTTATGATGGGAGTGCTGTTTTATAGTTCTTCACAACCCTATGGGAAACAATCAGTTACACCTTTATTAGATCAAATTTTGGTTAATCAACCTTTTAAGGAGTTACTAAGTGGTGTGAATTTTCATTATGCTGGAAGTGAAGTTAGCATTGCCGCCCAAGGTTATTCGTCTTTTATTGAATTTTTTATTCGTAAAGGAGCCCACTTTGGTACCTATTTCTTACTAGGTTTGTTTTGGTTTTTAGGATTGAAAAATAAATTAAGTAGTAGTAGTTTAGCCGCTTTAATTGCCTGGCTTTTAGCTGCTGGATATGCTGCTTTTGATGAATTTCACCAAAGTTTTACAGCTGATCGAACACCGCTTTTTCAAGATGTCATTTTAGATAGCGTTGGCGCATTGACAGGGATATTAGTAGCTTTATTATTTATTCAATTATTTACTAAGAAGAAAAGAAAAAAAACTAAACGCTAA
- a CDS encoding DUF7649 domain-containing protein gives MSRNFKVFLAIEGILALSFIQDLVRNPILVTLLIGSFIIMAVANKNNNHDLGKKALYLCIGSLLVGLFTSGVFAAMLIVVLIWWIIFGLDELSYHIQKRN, from the coding sequence ATGAGTCGTAATTTTAAAGTTTTTTTAGCAATTGAAGGTATTCTGGCATTATCATTTATTCAAGATTTGGTTCGAAATCCAATTTTGGTTACATTACTGATTGGGAGTTTCATTATCATGGCCGTTGCAAATAAAAATAATAATCACGATTTAGGAAAAAAAGCACTTTACCTATGTATTGGTAGCCTATTAGTTGGGTTATTTACATCTGGCGTATTTGCAGCTATGCTAATTGTTGTTTTAATCTGGTGGATTATCTTTGGCTTAGATGAATTAAGCTACCATATCCAAAAAAGAAATTAA
- a CDS encoding GNAT family N-acetyltransferase yields the protein MIRVGRKADVYEVVPLIVEMIVEAELSILATMSSEELTQLLQLGFQLEDYRYSYKNAIVLTNNLDETVGVAFGYPGELGPIIDQPFTPILVSHGFSEEFVFFPDRETFQEEWYLDIMIIKANQRGKGYGKELLQAILNSKKGTIGLNCAQNNPQLLQFYASFNFKTVGSLVIGGHRYNHMQVEV from the coding sequence ATGATTAGAGTAGGAAGGAAAGCTGACGTTTACGAGGTTGTACCTTTAATAGTAGAAATGATTGTCGAAGCTGAGCTGAGTATTTTAGCCACAATGAGTTCTGAGGAATTAACTCAACTATTACAACTTGGCTTCCAACTTGAAGATTATCGATACAGTTATAAGAATGCAATTGTTCTAACGAATAATCTTGATGAGACCGTGGGTGTTGCTTTTGGTTATCCTGGAGAATTGGGACCTATTATAGATCAACCCTTCACTCCAATTCTAGTGAGTCATGGTTTTAGTGAAGAGTTTGTTTTTTTCCCAGACCGAGAAACATTTCAAGAAGAATGGTATCTAGATATTATGATTATTAAAGCCAATCAGCGTGGAAAAGGCTATGGGAAAGAATTATTACAAGCTATTTTAAATTCAAAAAAAGGAACGATTGGGTTAAATTGTGCTCAAAATAACCCTCAGCTTCTTCAGTTTTATGCTTCTTTCAATTTCAAAACAGTAGGATCATTAGTGATTGGTGGACATAGATACAATCATATGCAAGTAGAAGTGTAA
- a CDS encoding YebC/PmpR family DNA-binding transcriptional regulator has protein sequence MSGHSKWSNIQGRKNAQDTKRGQIFQKISREIYMAVKSGGPDPSTNPQLRMMMDKAKSANMPNDNVKRAIAKGSQSGEGENYEEITYEGYGPNGIAVLVHTLTDNRNRTGTNVRVAFNKNGGSLGETGSVSYMFDRKGYLAIERRDLAVDEDTMLMNVLEAGGEDMETSDEVFEIYTEPSDFISVRDALEASGYKLAQAEITMVPQTTNELPADKRALFQTMLDKLEEDDDVSEVFHNAEM, from the coding sequence ATGTCAGGACATTCGAAATGGAGTAATATTCAAGGACGAAAAAATGCACAAGATACCAAAAGAGGTCAAATTTTTCAAAAAATATCAAGAGAAATCTATATGGCTGTTAAGAGTGGTGGACCTGACCCGAGCACCAATCCTCAGCTGCGTATGATGATGGATAAAGCTAAGTCTGCAAATATGCCAAATGATAATGTGAAACGGGCAATTGCGAAGGGTAGTCAAAGTGGTGAAGGTGAAAATTATGAAGAAATCACTTATGAAGGCTATGGTCCTAATGGAATTGCAGTTTTAGTGCACACATTGACAGACAATCGTAATCGGACTGGAACCAATGTCCGAGTAGCGTTTAATAAAAACGGGGGATCACTGGGAGAAACAGGTTCAGTTAGTTATATGTTTGATCGAAAAGGCTATCTGGCAATCGAGCGTCGTGATTTGGCAGTTGATGAAGATACAATGTTAATGAATGTTTTAGAAGCTGGTGGCGAAGATATGGAGACTAGTGATGAAGTCTTTGAAATTTATACAGAACCAAGTGATTTTATTTCTGTGCGAGATGCTTTAGAAGCCAGTGGATATAAGTTAGCTCAAGCTGAAATTACAATGGTGCCTCAAACTACAAATGAATTGCCAGCTGATAAAAGAGCCTTATTTCAAACGATGCTTGATAAATTGGAAGAGGATGATGACGTATCAGAAGTATTTCATAATGCTGAAATGTAA
- a CDS encoding dihydrofolate reductase family protein: protein MNRKIILYIASSLDGYIAKPDGDLDWLINSENDGDNGLFAFMGQIDTTIMGRTTYDEVLGFDVPFPYVGYENYVFTNHPPVNDENGVHFIKGDIKAFISTIKKTAGKDIFLIGGSQIITEFLALDLIDEIILSIAPVLIGKGIPLFAGDYLEKRYKLDQVRQYKELVQINYKSL, encoded by the coding sequence ATGAATCGAAAAATTATACTTTATATTGCAAGCTCATTAGATGGGTATATTGCTAAGCCTGATGGTGATTTAGATTGGCTTATTAATAGTGAAAACGATGGGGATAATGGTTTGTTTGCGTTTATGGGACAAATTGATACAACGATAATGGGAAGAACAACATATGATGAAGTGCTAGGTTTTGATGTGCCTTTTCCATATGTAGGTTACGAAAATTATGTCTTTACAAACCATCCACCAGTAAATGATGAAAATGGGGTTCATTTTATTAAGGGAGACATTAAAGCGTTTATTTCCACAATTAAAAAAACAGCTGGAAAAGATATCTTTTTAATTGGAGGCAGCCAAATCATTACTGAATTTTTAGCGCTAGATTTAATTGATGAAATTATTTTATCAATTGCTCCTGTTTTAATAGGTAAAGGCATTCCACTTTTTGCTGGTGATTATTTAGAAAAACGCTACAAATTAGACCAAGTTAGACAGTATAAAGAGCTTGTTCAAATTAATTATAAATCCTTGTAA